In one Solanum lycopersicum chromosome 11, SLM_r2.1 genomic region, the following are encoded:
- the LOC104644477 gene encoding uncharacterized protein isoform X19, whose translation MVIVHQQQSKKRRPNYTPRRPEMAASNFPTRGRSTNFPTRGRSTNFPTRGRSSNFPTRARSAIFTMRGRSANFPTRGRSANFPTRAHSAIFPTRARSAIFPTRARSTIVMTDTVRNKRQKTETEELVLPSAPATFTPITNRIINLPKSTHQTNSNWFLNTTRQTQILPSEQEVEVVRPSLENHGMEMPSDQEVEVVRPPLENHGMEMPSEQEVEVVMRPLENHGMEMPSEQEVEVVKPSLENHGMEMPSDQEVEVVRPPLENHGMEMPNEQDDEIDMPLLEYYGTEQSQDDIAVNEEVEMASGRSSFVLKCLCGRKIKFEMTEL comes from the exons ATGGTGATAGTACACCAACAGCAATCGAAGAAGAGACGGCCAAATTATACCCCTCGACGGCCGGAGATGGCCGCCTCCAATTTTCCGACGAGAGGTCGTTCTACCAATTTTCCGACGAGAGGTCGTTCTACCAATTTTCCGACGAGAGGTCGTTCTTCCAATTTCCCGACGAGAGCTCGTTCTGCCATTTTTACGATGAGAGGTCGTTCTGCCAATTTTCCGACGAGAGGTCGTTCTGCCAATTTCCCGACGAGAGCTCATTCTGCCATTTTTCCGACGAGAGCTCGTTCTGCCATTTTTCCGACGAGAGCTCGTTCCACCATTGTTATGACGGACACCGTCCGGAACAAAAGGCAAAAAACAGAGACAGAAGAATTGGTTTTACCTTCTGCTCCGGCCACTTTTACTCCAATTACAAATAGGATCATCAATCTTCCTAAAAGCACCCATCAAACAAATTCTAATTGGTTCTTAAATACTACTAGACAG ACCCAAATTCTGCCCAGTGAACAAGAAGTTGAAGTTGTTAGGCCGTCTCTGGAGAATCATGGCATGgag ATGCCCAGTGACCAAGAAGTTGAAGTTGTTAGGCCGCCTCTGGAGAATCATGGCATGgag ATGCCCAGTGAACAAGAAGTTGAAGTTGTTATGCGGCCTCTGGAGAATCATGGCATGgag ATGCCCAGTGAACAAGAAGTTGAAGTTGTTAAGCCGTCTCTGGAGAATCATGGCATGgag ATGCCCAGTGACCAAGAAGTTGAAGTTGTTAGGCCGCCTCTGGAGAATCATGGCATGgag ATGCCCAATGAACAAgatgatgaaattgatatgCCTCTTCTAGAATATTATGGCACTGAACAGTCTCAA GATGATATTGCAGTGAATGAGGAAGTCGAAATGGCTAGTGGGAGGTCATCTTTTGTTCTCAAGTGCCTCTGTGGCAGAAAAATTAAATTCGAAATGACAGAGTTATAA
- the LOC104644477 gene encoding uncharacterized protein isoform X12 translates to MVIVHQQQSKKRRPNYTPRRPEMAASNFPTRGRSTNFPTRGRSTNFPTRGRSSNFPTRARSAIFTMRGRSANFPTRGRSANFPTRAHSAIFPTRARSAIFPTRARSTIVMTDTVRNKRQKTETEELVLPSAPATFTPITNRIINLPKSTHQTNSNWFLNTTRQTQILPSEQEVEVVRPSLENHGMEMPSDQEVEVVRPPLENHGMEMPSEQEVEVVMRPLENHGMEMPSEQEVEVVRPSLENHGMEVNLIFLSVLDSCVLILIYLLQMPSDQEVEVVRPPLENHGMEMPNEQDDEIDMPLLEYYGTEQSQDDIAVNEEVEMASGRSSFVLKCLCGRKIKFEMTEL, encoded by the exons ATGGTGATAGTACACCAACAGCAATCGAAGAAGAGACGGCCAAATTATACCCCTCGACGGCCGGAGATGGCCGCCTCCAATTTTCCGACGAGAGGTCGTTCTACCAATTTTCCGACGAGAGGTCGTTCTACCAATTTTCCGACGAGAGGTCGTTCTTCCAATTTCCCGACGAGAGCTCGTTCTGCCATTTTTACGATGAGAGGTCGTTCTGCCAATTTTCCGACGAGAGGTCGTTCTGCCAATTTCCCGACGAGAGCTCATTCTGCCATTTTTCCGACGAGAGCTCGTTCTGCCATTTTTCCGACGAGAGCTCGTTCCACCATTGTTATGACGGACACCGTCCGGAACAAAAGGCAAAAAACAGAGACAGAAGAATTGGTTTTACCTTCTGCTCCGGCCACTTTTACTCCAATTACAAATAGGATCATCAATCTTCCTAAAAGCACCCATCAAACAAATTCTAATTGGTTCTTAAATACTACTAGACAG ACCCAAATTCTGCCCAGTGAACAAGAAGTTGAAGTTGTTAGGCCGTCTCTGGAGAATCATGGCATGgag ATGCCCAGTGACCAAGAAGTTGAAGTTGTTAGGCCGCCTCTGGAGAATCATGGCATGgag ATGCCCAGTGAACAAGAAGTTGAAGTTGTTATGCGGCCTCTGGAGAATCATGGCATGgag ATGCCCAGTGAACAAGAAGTTGAAGTTGTTAGGCCGTCTCTGGAGAATCATGGCATGgaggtaaatttaatttttctttcagtCCTTGATTCTTGCGTTCTTATTCTTATCTATCTGTTGCAGATGCCCAGTGACCAAGAAGTTGAAGTTGTTAGGCCGCCTCTGGAGAATCATGGCATGgag ATGCCCAATGAACAAgatgatgaaattgatatgCCTCTTCTAGAATATTATGGCACTGAACAGTCTCAA GATGATATTGCAGTGAATGAGGAAGTCGAAATGGCTAGTGGGAGGTCATCTTTTGTTCTCAAGTGCCTCTGTGGCAGAAAAATTAAATTCGAAATGACAGAGTTATAA
- the LOC104644477 gene encoding uncharacterized protein isoform X6: MVIVHQQQSKKRRPNYTPRRPEMAASNFPTRGRSTNFPTRGRSTNFPTRGRSSNFPTRARSAIFTMRGRSANFPTRGRSANFPTRAHSAIFPTRARSAIFPTRARSTIVMTDTVRNKRQKTETEELVLPSAPATFTPITNRIINLPKSTHQTNSNWFLNTTRQTQILPSEQEVEVVRPSLENHGMEMPSEQEVEVVMRPLENHGMEVNLFFLSVLDSCVLILIYLLQMPSEQEVEVVKPSLENHGMEMPSEQEVEVVRPSLENHGMEVNLIFLSVLDSCVLILIYLLQMPSDQEVEVVRPPLENHGMEMPNEQDDEIDMPLLEYYGTEQSQDDIAVNEEVEMASGRSSFVLKCLCGRKIKFEMTEL, from the exons ATGGTGATAGTACACCAACAGCAATCGAAGAAGAGACGGCCAAATTATACCCCTCGACGGCCGGAGATGGCCGCCTCCAATTTTCCGACGAGAGGTCGTTCTACCAATTTTCCGACGAGAGGTCGTTCTACCAATTTTCCGACGAGAGGTCGTTCTTCCAATTTCCCGACGAGAGCTCGTTCTGCCATTTTTACGATGAGAGGTCGTTCTGCCAATTTTCCGACGAGAGGTCGTTCTGCCAATTTCCCGACGAGAGCTCATTCTGCCATTTTTCCGACGAGAGCTCGTTCTGCCATTTTTCCGACGAGAGCTCGTTCCACCATTGTTATGACGGACACCGTCCGGAACAAAAGGCAAAAAACAGAGACAGAAGAATTGGTTTTACCTTCTGCTCCGGCCACTTTTACTCCAATTACAAATAGGATCATCAATCTTCCTAAAAGCACCCATCAAACAAATTCTAATTGGTTCTTAAATACTACTAGACAG ACCCAAATTCTGCCCAGTGAACAAGAAGTTGAAGTTGTTAGGCCGTCTCTGGAGAATCATGGCATGgag ATGCCCAGTGAACAAGAAGTTGAAGTTGTTATGCGGCCTCTGGAGAATCATGGCATGgaggtaaatttattttttctttcagtcCTTGATTCTTGCGTTCTTATTCTTATCTATCTGTTGCAGATGCCCAGTGAACAAGAAGTTGAAGTTGTTAAGCCGTCTCTGGAGAATCATGGCATGgag ATGCCCAGTGAACAAGAAGTTGAAGTTGTTAGGCCGTCTCTGGAGAATCATGGCATGgaggtaaatttaatttttctttcagtCCTTGATTCTTGCGTTCTTATTCTTATCTATCTGTTGCAGATGCCCAGTGACCAAGAAGTTGAAGTTGTTAGGCCGCCTCTGGAGAATCATGGCATGgag ATGCCCAATGAACAAgatgatgaaattgatatgCCTCTTCTAGAATATTATGGCACTGAACAGTCTCAA GATGATATTGCAGTGAATGAGGAAGTCGAAATGGCTAGTGGGAGGTCATCTTTTGTTCTCAAGTGCCTCTGTGGCAGAAAAATTAAATTCGAAATGACAGAGTTATAA
- the LOC104644477 gene encoding uncharacterized protein isoform X7, protein MVIVHQQQSKKRRPNYTPRRPEMAASNFPTRGRSTNFPTRGRSTNFPTRGRSSNFPTRARSAIFTMRGRSANFPTRGRSANFPTRAHSAIFPTRARSAIFPTRARSTIVMTDTVRNKRQKTETEELVLPSAPATFTPITNRIINLPKSTHQTNSNWFLNTTRQTQILPSEQEVEVVRPSLENHGMEMPSEQEVEVVMRPLENHGMEMPSEQEVEVVKPSLENHGMEVNLFFLSVLDLCVLILIYLLQMPSEQEVEVVRPSLENHGMEVNLIFLSVLDSCVLILIYLLQMPSDQEVEVVRPPLENHGMEMPNEQDDEIDMPLLEYYGTEQSQDDIAVNEEVEMASGRSSFVLKCLCGRKIKFEMTEL, encoded by the exons ATGGTGATAGTACACCAACAGCAATCGAAGAAGAGACGGCCAAATTATACCCCTCGACGGCCGGAGATGGCCGCCTCCAATTTTCCGACGAGAGGTCGTTCTACCAATTTTCCGACGAGAGGTCGTTCTACCAATTTTCCGACGAGAGGTCGTTCTTCCAATTTCCCGACGAGAGCTCGTTCTGCCATTTTTACGATGAGAGGTCGTTCTGCCAATTTTCCGACGAGAGGTCGTTCTGCCAATTTCCCGACGAGAGCTCATTCTGCCATTTTTCCGACGAGAGCTCGTTCTGCCATTTTTCCGACGAGAGCTCGTTCCACCATTGTTATGACGGACACCGTCCGGAACAAAAGGCAAAAAACAGAGACAGAAGAATTGGTTTTACCTTCTGCTCCGGCCACTTTTACTCCAATTACAAATAGGATCATCAATCTTCCTAAAAGCACCCATCAAACAAATTCTAATTGGTTCTTAAATACTACTAGACAG ACCCAAATTCTGCCCAGTGAACAAGAAGTTGAAGTTGTTAGGCCGTCTCTGGAGAATCATGGCATGgag ATGCCCAGTGAACAAGAAGTTGAAGTTGTTATGCGGCCTCTGGAGAATCATGGCATGgag ATGCCCAGTGAACAAGAAGTTGAAGTTGTTAAGCCGTCTCTGGAGAATCATGGCATGgaggtaaatttattttttctttcagtcCTCGATTTATGCGTTCTTATTCTTATCTATCTGTTGCAGATGCCCAGTGAACAAGAAGTTGAAGTTGTTAGGCCGTCTCTGGAGAATCATGGCATGgaggtaaatttaatttttctttcagtCCTTGATTCTTGCGTTCTTATTCTTATCTATCTGTTGCAGATGCCCAGTGACCAAGAAGTTGAAGTTGTTAGGCCGCCTCTGGAGAATCATGGCATGgag ATGCCCAATGAACAAgatgatgaaattgatatgCCTCTTCTAGAATATTATGGCACTGAACAGTCTCAA GATGATATTGCAGTGAATGAGGAAGTCGAAATGGCTAGTGGGAGGTCATCTTTTGTTCTCAAGTGCCTCTGTGGCAGAAAAATTAAATTCGAAATGACAGAGTTATAA
- the LOC104644477 gene encoding uncharacterized protein isoform X16, which yields MVIVHQQQSKKRRPNYTPRRPEMAASNFPTRGRSTNFPTRGRSTNFPTRGRSSNFPTRARSAIFTMRGRSANFPTRGRSANFPTRAHSAIFPTRARSAIFPTRARSTIVMTDTVRNKRQKTETEELVLPSAPATFTPITNRIINLPKSTHQTNSNWFLNTTRQTQILPSEQEVEVVRPSLENHGMEMPSDQEVEVVRPPLENHGMEMPSEQEVEVVRPSLENHGMEVNLIFLSVLDSCVLILIYLLQMPSDQEVEVVRPPLENHGMEMPNEQDDEIDMPLLEYYGTEQSQDDIAVNEEVEMASGRSSFVLKCLCGRKIKFEMTEL from the exons ATGGTGATAGTACACCAACAGCAATCGAAGAAGAGACGGCCAAATTATACCCCTCGACGGCCGGAGATGGCCGCCTCCAATTTTCCGACGAGAGGTCGTTCTACCAATTTTCCGACGAGAGGTCGTTCTACCAATTTTCCGACGAGAGGTCGTTCTTCCAATTTCCCGACGAGAGCTCGTTCTGCCATTTTTACGATGAGAGGTCGTTCTGCCAATTTTCCGACGAGAGGTCGTTCTGCCAATTTCCCGACGAGAGCTCATTCTGCCATTTTTCCGACGAGAGCTCGTTCTGCCATTTTTCCGACGAGAGCTCGTTCCACCATTGTTATGACGGACACCGTCCGGAACAAAAGGCAAAAAACAGAGACAGAAGAATTGGTTTTACCTTCTGCTCCGGCCACTTTTACTCCAATTACAAATAGGATCATCAATCTTCCTAAAAGCACCCATCAAACAAATTCTAATTGGTTCTTAAATACTACTAGACAG ACCCAAATTCTGCCCAGTGAACAAGAAGTTGAAGTTGTTAGGCCGTCTCTGGAGAATCATGGCATGgag ATGCCCAGTGACCAAGAAGTTGAAGTTGTTAGGCCGCCTCTGGAGAATCATGGCATGgag ATGCCCAGTGAACAAGAAGTTGAAGTTGTTAGGCCGTCTCTGGAGAATCATGGCATGgaggtaaatttaatttttctttcagtCCTTGATTCTTGCGTTCTTATTCTTATCTATCTGTTGCAGATGCCCAGTGACCAAGAAGTTGAAGTTGTTAGGCCGCCTCTGGAGAATCATGGCATGgag ATGCCCAATGAACAAgatgatgaaattgatatgCCTCTTCTAGAATATTATGGCACTGAACAGTCTCAA GATGATATTGCAGTGAATGAGGAAGTCGAAATGGCTAGTGGGAGGTCATCTTTTGTTCTCAAGTGCCTCTGTGGCAGAAAAATTAAATTCGAAATGACAGAGTTATAA
- the LOC104644477 gene encoding uncharacterized protein isoform X5 → MVIVHQQQSKKRRPNYTPRRPEMAASNFPTRGRSTNFPTRGRSTNFPTRGRSSNFPTRARSAIFTMRGRSANFPTRGRSANFPTRAHSAIFPTRARSAIFPTRARSTIVMTDTVRNKRQKTETEELVLPSAPATFTPITNRIINLPKSTHQTNSNWFLNTTRQTQILPSEQEVEVVRPSLENHGMEMPSDQEVEVVRPPLENHGMEMPSEQEVEVVMRPLENHGMEVNLFFLSVLDSCVLILIYLLQMPSEQEVEVVKPSLENHGMEMPSEQEVEVVRPSLENHGMEMPSDQEVEVVRPPLENHGMEVNLFFLSVLDSCVLIFIYLLQMPNEQDDEIDMPLLEYYGTEQSQDDIAVNEEVEMASGRSSFVLKCLCGRKIKFEMTEL, encoded by the exons ATGGTGATAGTACACCAACAGCAATCGAAGAAGAGACGGCCAAATTATACCCCTCGACGGCCGGAGATGGCCGCCTCCAATTTTCCGACGAGAGGTCGTTCTACCAATTTTCCGACGAGAGGTCGTTCTACCAATTTTCCGACGAGAGGTCGTTCTTCCAATTTCCCGACGAGAGCTCGTTCTGCCATTTTTACGATGAGAGGTCGTTCTGCCAATTTTCCGACGAGAGGTCGTTCTGCCAATTTCCCGACGAGAGCTCATTCTGCCATTTTTCCGACGAGAGCTCGTTCTGCCATTTTTCCGACGAGAGCTCGTTCCACCATTGTTATGACGGACACCGTCCGGAACAAAAGGCAAAAAACAGAGACAGAAGAATTGGTTTTACCTTCTGCTCCGGCCACTTTTACTCCAATTACAAATAGGATCATCAATCTTCCTAAAAGCACCCATCAAACAAATTCTAATTGGTTCTTAAATACTACTAGACAG ACCCAAATTCTGCCCAGTGAACAAGAAGTTGAAGTTGTTAGGCCGTCTCTGGAGAATCATGGCATGgag ATGCCCAGTGACCAAGAAGTTGAAGTTGTTAGGCCGCCTCTGGAGAATCATGGCATGgag ATGCCCAGTGAACAAGAAGTTGAAGTTGTTATGCGGCCTCTGGAGAATCATGGCATGgaggtaaatttattttttctttcagtcCTTGATTCTTGCGTTCTTATTCTTATCTATCTGTTGCAGATGCCCAGTGAACAAGAAGTTGAAGTTGTTAAGCCGTCTCTGGAGAATCATGGCATGgag ATGCCCAGTGAACAAGAAGTTGAAGTTGTTAGGCCGTCTCTGGAGAATCATGGCATGgag ATGCCCAGTGACCAAGAAGTTGAAGTTGTTAGGCCGCCTCTGGAGAATCATGGCATGgaggtaaatttattttttctttcagtcCTTGATTCTTGCGTTCTTATTTTTATCTATCTGTTGCAGATGCCCAATGAACAAgatgatgaaattgatatgCCTCTTCTAGAATATTATGGCACTGAACAGTCTCAA GATGATATTGCAGTGAATGAGGAAGTCGAAATGGCTAGTGGGAGGTCATCTTTTGTTCTCAAGTGCCTCTGTGGCAGAAAAATTAAATTCGAAATGACAGAGTTATAA
- the LOC104644477 gene encoding uncharacterized protein isoform X3, with translation MVIVHQQQSKKRRPNYTPRRPEMAASNFPTRGRSTNFPTRGRSTNFPTRGRSSNFPTRARSAIFTMRGRSANFPTRGRSANFPTRAHSAIFPTRARSAIFPTRARSTIVMTDTVRNKRQKTETEELVLPSAPATFTPITNRIINLPKSTHQTNSNWFLNTTRQTQILPSEQEVEVVRPSLENHGMEMPSDQEVEVVRPPLENHGMEMPSEQEVEVVMRPLENHGMEVNLFFLSVLDSCVLILIYLLQMPSEQEVEVVKPSLENHGMEMPSEQEVEVVRPSLENHGMEVNLIFLSVLDSCVLILIYLLQMPSDQEVEVVRPPLENHGMEMPNEQDDEIDMPLLEYYGTEQSQDDIAVNEEVEMASGRSSFVLKCLCGRKIKFEMTEL, from the exons ATGGTGATAGTACACCAACAGCAATCGAAGAAGAGACGGCCAAATTATACCCCTCGACGGCCGGAGATGGCCGCCTCCAATTTTCCGACGAGAGGTCGTTCTACCAATTTTCCGACGAGAGGTCGTTCTACCAATTTTCCGACGAGAGGTCGTTCTTCCAATTTCCCGACGAGAGCTCGTTCTGCCATTTTTACGATGAGAGGTCGTTCTGCCAATTTTCCGACGAGAGGTCGTTCTGCCAATTTCCCGACGAGAGCTCATTCTGCCATTTTTCCGACGAGAGCTCGTTCTGCCATTTTTCCGACGAGAGCTCGTTCCACCATTGTTATGACGGACACCGTCCGGAACAAAAGGCAAAAAACAGAGACAGAAGAATTGGTTTTACCTTCTGCTCCGGCCACTTTTACTCCAATTACAAATAGGATCATCAATCTTCCTAAAAGCACCCATCAAACAAATTCTAATTGGTTCTTAAATACTACTAGACAG ACCCAAATTCTGCCCAGTGAACAAGAAGTTGAAGTTGTTAGGCCGTCTCTGGAGAATCATGGCATGgag ATGCCCAGTGACCAAGAAGTTGAAGTTGTTAGGCCGCCTCTGGAGAATCATGGCATGgag ATGCCCAGTGAACAAGAAGTTGAAGTTGTTATGCGGCCTCTGGAGAATCATGGCATGgaggtaaatttattttttctttcagtcCTTGATTCTTGCGTTCTTATTCTTATCTATCTGTTGCAGATGCCCAGTGAACAAGAAGTTGAAGTTGTTAAGCCGTCTCTGGAGAATCATGGCATGgag ATGCCCAGTGAACAAGAAGTTGAAGTTGTTAGGCCGTCTCTGGAGAATCATGGCATGgaggtaaatttaatttttctttcagtCCTTGATTCTTGCGTTCTTATTCTTATCTATCTGTTGCAGATGCCCAGTGACCAAGAAGTTGAAGTTGTTAGGCCGCCTCTGGAGAATCATGGCATGgag ATGCCCAATGAACAAgatgatgaaattgatatgCCTCTTCTAGAATATTATGGCACTGAACAGTCTCAA GATGATATTGCAGTGAATGAGGAAGTCGAAATGGCTAGTGGGAGGTCATCTTTTGTTCTCAAGTGCCTCTGTGGCAGAAAAATTAAATTCGAAATGACAGAGTTATAA